One window from the genome of Vicia villosa cultivar HV-30 ecotype Madison, WI unplaced genomic scaffold, Vvil1.0 ctg.000131F_1_1_1, whole genome shotgun sequence encodes:
- the LOC131624447 gene encoding serine/threonine-protein phosphatase 7 long form homolog — MAQQLLTMGETHRGTRANLATFAVDRFRTRSHAYVEPDERIIPNLQACGFGHIIKVNNNTIDRKFILALQERWRPETHTFHLPIGECTITLEDVYMLLGLPIDGKAVNGSVQHANSMCERVLGRDLVVPTQGSRGQGISLVSLRDYYDELVLMDNFTEEHVWLMTKVYIMLMFGKLLFPESTGNTVNFFYLSKFDSISKIRKYSWGSAVLAMLYQSLCKNAVAEKCTFYGCAFLLQVWGWWRMPTLSPVGRNNYTFPYATRFCGPKLDYSKNPRGSVVLYRDLIDHLRAEDFNWRPYLLLDHEPNESDREVWTAVVPIIRFNIIEMHQSDRVRLQFGMHQPIPDPPTDLGRWHIKRVNNQWDHADYRTFAPEFCEMWRQRRSRLLQFPVAQLPMFPTATYLAWYRTVTTPDIKF; from the exons atggctcaacaacttcttaccatgggtgaaacacacagaggaactaGAGCGAATTTGGCGACCTTT GCTGTTGACCGATTCCGTACACGTTCTCACGCTTACGTTGAACCCGACGAGAGGATTATTCCGAATCTCCAAGCATGTGGCTTCGGACATATCATAAAAGTTAACAACAACACCATAGACAGAAAATTCATCCTTGCCTTACAAGAGCGATGGAGGCCTGAAACCCACACGTTTCATCTTCCAATAGGTGAGTGTACTATTACTCTAGAGGATGTTTATATGTTACTTGGTCTGCCCATTGATGGCAAGGCTGTTAATGGATCTGTTCAACATGCTAATTCAATGTGTGAGAGAGTGTTGGGAAGAGATCTAGTTGTGCCTACTCAAGGTTCAAGAGGCCAGGGTATCAGTCTGGTCTCCCTTAGAGATTACTATGATGAACTCGTCTTGATGGACAACTTTACTGAGGAGCATGTTTGGTTAATGACTAAGGTTTATATAATGTTGATGTTTGGTAAACTTTTATTCCCGGAGTCGACAGGTAACACTGTCAACTTTTTCTATTTAAGTAAATTTGACAGTATTAGCAAGATTAggaaatatagttgggggtccgccgttttggcgatgttataccagtctctttgtaagaacgcggttgccgagaagtgcaccttctatggatgtgcgttcctcctacaagtatggggttggtggagaaTGCCGACGCTGTCCCCTGTAGGCAGGAACAACTACACGTTCCCTTATGCAACAAG gttctgTGGTCCTAAATTGGATTACAGTAAGAATCCGAGGGGGAGTGTTGTTTTATATCGGGACCTAATTGATCACCTCCGAGCTGAAGAT tttaattggagaccatacttgTTGCTAGACCATGAGCCAAACGAGAGTGACCGGGAAGTTTGGACTGCAGTAGTACCGATAATAAGGTTCAACATCATTGAGATGCACCAATCTGACCGTGTGAGACTGCAGTTTGGCATGCATCAACCGATCCCGGATCCCCCCACTGATTTGGGTCGCTGGCATATTAAAAGAGTTAACAATCAATGGGACCACGCAGATTATCGTACATTCGCACCTGAATTTTGTGAGATGTGGAGGCAGCGTCGCAGCCGTCTGTTACAATTCCCTGTTGCCCAACTCCCCATGTTTCCAACCGCGACATACCTTGCTTGGTATAGAACAGTCACAACCCCCGATAT AAAATTTTGA